The nucleotide sequence CAGACAAGAATGCAGCAGCCTCAGCTACAGTTTCTTCCACCGCAAGAGCATCCAGCATTGCATCCTCTATATACACCTGTTCCCCCCCTGTGGTTTCAATAGCCTTCACTTGAGCCTCATTTTTCGTGCATACATGTCCAGGAGCATATTTGTCTCACAGCTGTAACACACTTTGCTTTCCAGAGATTCCCAGCAGCAAACTGAGTTCGCTGAACAGGTTCTTGTTGTGGTATATAACCCCCATTTCTGCTATATCGTCCCTGCTGTCCTTTGTTTAATTCCAGCACTGCCTCTTGTACTAGAGCATATACAGTTGCAGTATGAACTGTAAGAGGCAATGAATTTCAACAGCTGCTCTTATATCACCTTTCAACCCAAGTACAAATTGAGTAACCAAAAATATTTCACTGACAGACCCTTCATATAGTTTGTGTGAGCGTGAGAGATGCGAGAGTAAGGCACCGTGTGTGCCGATCTGCTATTGCTCTGTATATATGTACAGGTTACAAGCCGTGCGCAATGGCGCAGTTAGACAGAGAGAGGAGAGGTGCGACGTGCGCAGAGAGGGAGAACGTGTGCAGGACGTGGGCATGCACGTAGAGCGCTAGGAGTCAGTCAACACCCCGCGGCAGCTGCAGCATCCGGTGGTCGGATGCACAAGCTGGACCTGAAGTCTTGGAACACCGGCGTGGGGAGCCCTTTCGTCAGGACGTCGGCGAATTGCTGCTTGGTTGGGACGTGGAGAACACGGAACTCGCCCAGCGCCACCTTCTCACGAACAAAGTGGATGTCGAGCTCGATGTGTTTTGTGCGCCGGTGATGAACGGGGTTGGCCGCCATGTACACGGAGGAGATGTTATCGCAGAAAACCACCGTGGCCTTGGGCAGCGGGATGCGGAGCTCGCCAAGAAGTTGCCGGAGCCAGCAGCACTCCGCCACTGCGTTGGCGACGGCGCGGTACTCAGCTTCTGCACTGGAGCGTGAGACCGTGGCCTGGCGTTTGCTCGACCAGGAGACCAGGGAGTCACCGAGGAACACGGCGTAGCCGGAAGTGGAGCGCCgcgtgtcggggcagccggcccagtcggcaTCCGAGTACGCAACCAGGTCGAGCGACGGCGAGCGATGTAGGTGCAGCCCGTGGTCGGTGGTGCCGCGGAGGTAACGGAGCACGCGCTTCACCAGAGCGAGGTGGGCGGCGCGTGGGTCGTGCATGACGAGGCAACATTGTTGAACGGCGTAGGCGATGTCCGGCCGCGTCATCGTGAGATATTGCAGTGCACCCACGAGGCTGCGATACTCCGACGCATCAGTCACCGGCGAGCCGTCCGTGGCCGAGAGTTTGGAGTGCGTGTCGACGGGGGTCGAGACAGGCTTGCACTCGACCATGTTGGCACGCTCCAGAAGTTCCTCAGCGTAGCCGCGCTGAGAAAGGAAGAAGCCGCGGGCGTCCCTGGTTACGGAGATGCCCAGAAAGTAGTGCAAGGGCCCGAGATCTTTCATGGAGAACTCCGCGGACAGCAGCTGTTGGAGGCGATGAAGGAGTGTCGACGAAGAAGCCGCGAgaacaatgtcgtcgacgtagagtaGCAGGTAGGCCGCGCCATCGCCACTGTGGAGGACGAACAGCGACGGGTCGGAGCGGCAGTCGCGGAAGCCGATGGTGCGGACGAAGGCGGCGAACCGCGCAAACCAGGCCCGCGGTGCCTGCTTGAGGTCGTAGAGCGACTTGTCGAGGAGGCAGACGTGGTCGGGGTGGCTTGCATCGACGAACCCGACGGGCTGCTGGCAGTAGACGCGCTCGGTGAGGTGACCATGCAGGAATGCGTTGTTCatgtccatctggtgcaccggccagtTGTGCGCGGCAGCGACGGAGAGGACGACGCGAATGGTGGCCGCCTTGACCACCGGCGAGAAGGTCTCGTCGAAGTCGACACCGGGGCGTTGGGAGAATCCACGGACCACCCATCTTGCCTTGTAGCGTTCCAGGCTCCCATCACCTGTGAACTTGTGGCGGAATAGCCACTTCCCAGTGACAATGTTGGCGCCGCGCGGTCGGGGAACGAGGCTCCATGTCCGGTTCTGCATCAGCGCCGTGTACTCAACGTGCATTGCAGCTAGCCAATTCGGGTCATGTAAGGCAGCACGCACAGTTTTGGGGACGGGGGAGACGGAGTCGTCCGTGGCCGCGAGGAGGGACTGGTGGTATTTGGGGTTGGGGAAGAAGCGCCCTGCTTGGGCGCGTGTGATCATGTGGTGGGTGGGAAGTGGTGGTGGTGCCGGGCGGGGAGCGGCCGCCGGTGGCTGGGAGGAGGGCGCGGTGTCGGGTGAGGCCTTGGGCTCGGCGGTGATGGTAGAGGGCGTGGATGTGGGAGCGGACGGAGGGGTTGAGCTGCTGGCAGGCGGAGATGGTGCCGGGACGGTTTGGTCAGGCGTGGGAAGGGCACCCGCAGCAGGTGCTGGGCTGTGGTTTGGTGTGGGCTGACGAGGGTGGCTACTGCGCGCCTGACGAGGGAGATCGACGGGGGGCAGGAGATCGGTCAGGTCAGAATGGGTTggggtgttcggctcgatcgtgtTTTGTTGGCGAAACGGGAAGGTGGACTCGTCGAACACAACATGGCGCGAGATGACTACGCGGCCGATGACACGATTCAGGCACCGGTAGCCCTTGTGATCTTGTGAGTAACCAAGGAAAACACAAGGAGCAGACCGGGGGGCTAGTTTGTGCTGTGAGGTGGCCGTGAGGTTTGGGAAGCACAGGCATCCGAAGACTCGCAAAGCGGAGTAATCCGGATGTACGCCATAGAGCAAGAAGAACGGCGTTTGGTTGTGCCGCGGTCGGCAGGGTCGACGATTGAGCAAAAAGGTAGCTGTTTGGAGAGCCTGGGCCCAGTACGGGTAGGGCATGGATGCATGTATAAGGAGAGAGCGTGAGATGTCGTTAAGTGTCCGCAGCGCACGCTCGGCTCGCCCGTTTTGGGGGGAGGTGTATGGACATGACATGCGGAGAACAATGCCCAGAGAGGAGAAGAGCTAGCGAGAGGCATTATTGTCAAACTCCCGTCCATTGTCGGTTTGTATGGTGAGGACGGGTAAGTTGAAGTGGCGACACACCAGTGTGATGAACTGCCGTAGGGTGGGCAGGACCTCGTTTTTGTGCTTAAGCGGGAATGTCCACATAAAGTGACTGTAATCATCGACAACCACTAGATAGTACTGATAGCCAAAAATACTAAGTACAGGAGAGGTCCATACATCACAATGCACAAGGTGAAAGGGAAAATACGAAACATGGTCTGATGAACTAAACGGTAGACGGTGGCTTTTGCCGAGACGACATGCAGTGCAGGTGGTGTGAGCAGCGTCCGAGACGATGGACGCACGCCGGAGGGTGGTGTCCAGAGCGTCGTCGCCAAGGTGGCCGAGGCGGCGATGCCAGACGTCGCGTGAGGTGGCGGTGAAGGCTTGGTGATGACGGGTCGGCGGTGTTGGGTGCAGTGGGTACAGGTCGTCCGGCGAGTCAGAGCGGAGGATCACCGCCTTCGTTCTTCGGTCCTTGATAGAGAAACCAAAATCATCAAATTCAACGTTAACTGGGTTCTCACGGGCTAGGGTTTTAacggagatgagatttttgatgaGATGTGGGGAGACTAGAACGTTGTTAAGAGTGAGGGGTTGGGCTGTGGTGGGTAGTTGCAGATGACCAGTGTGCGTGACTGCCATAGTACCACCATTGCCAACCACAATGTCAGGTAAAGAACAACGACGAGATGAGGAAAGCATACCCGGAGACGCAGCCATGTGGGAGGACGCGCCGGAGTCAAGGACCCATTCCCCGCCGGAGTTGGAGGATTGGCCCTGCTGCAGGCTCATGGCGTTGAGGGCGTGGACGAGAGCGGCTTGATCCCACGCCGGCGCCTGGATGCCACTGGGTGCATTGGTTGCGCCGTAGAGCGGGTGAGGAGGAACGGCGCCGGGCTGCCAGTAGGTTGGAGGCGCACCAGCAGGCGGGGGTGGCGCCCAGGAGTGAGCCGCCATGCCCGCAAAGGGCGCAGGACCGCCAGGACGCAGGCCGAGGATGCCAGCCCCAGGAGCGTGCGGGCGCCATGGCATGGGCCAGGCATGAACCAGACCCGTCCAGGGTGTCGAGTTTGGAGCAGCAGGGcgagggggggcaccgcccccgcCGTGGTTGGACGACTGGCCACCACCAGAGCCggaccccctcccccttcctctgtGTCGGCCACCACCGCGCCCGCCCCCGTTGGAGCGGTTGCTGTGATCGCCAGGGCCGCCTCCGCCCGCGGGTGCAGGCGTGGGCGCGCGCCCGGCATGGAGGGCGATGTCGGGCTGCGTCTCCTCGGCGTTGCGGCTCTCTTCGAGAAGAAGGAAGGCGCGGCACTGGAGCAGCGTCGGGAAGGGAGACTGCATGGTGAGGATGGGAACCGCATACCGGTAGCGAGGGTGGAGGCCGCGGATCATGTTCAGGACCTGGTCGCGGTCGGTGACGCGCTCGCCGAGGTCGGCAAGACGATCAGCACACTCCTTGAGCCTGGCGAAGTAGGAGAGGATGGAGGAGGAACCCTGCTCGATCCGGCGGAACTCCATGGCGAGGAGGACGAGCTGGTGTTCGCGGTTCTCGAGGAACAGCACGCAGATCGACTCCCACACGGCGGCCGCCCTGGCGCCGCGCTGATGAACCAAGCCGAAGACCTCGGGGCTGATGCGGTTGTAGAGCCACGAGACGACGTGAGCGTCATCCTGGAGCCAGGTAGGGTCCGAGGGACGAGGCGGCCCGGCGATGTGATCGACGACGCCGGACTTCTGAAACTGCACCTCGAAGAGGGTGCGCCACTGGGAGAAGTTCGGCGGATTGAGGGAGAGCACGACGGGGACGTGTTGGTTGATGAACACGCCGGCGAGAGGGGACGGGGAGATGGAAGAGCTCGCCTCGGAGTCATGGCGAGCAAGGAGGGTGCCCTGCGCGAGCGCCGCAGGGGTGACGAGCGGCGGCATGGCGCGGAGAGGTGTGGGGGGAGCGCCGTTGGTTCCGGGTGGACGGAACGGCGGAGGGGGTGGCGGAGGAGGCGGGATGGCCATGGCCGGAGCCGGAGTTGGGGAGCAGCGGAAGAGCGGCTAGGATCGGGGAGAGTAGCCGGTGTCTGATACCATGTGAGCGTGAGAGATGCGAGAGTAAGGCACCGTGTGTGCCGATCTGCTATTGCTCTGTATATATGTACAGGTTACAAGCCGTGCGCAATGGCGCAGTTAGACAGAGAGAGGAGAGGTGCGACGTGCGCAGAGAGGGAGAACGTGTGCAGGACGTGGGCATGCACGTAGAGCGCTAGGAGTCAGTCAACAGTTTGACTTGGTACACAAGCTGATTGAAATTACTCGGATATTCCTGAACAGTTCGAGTCTGTTTTAAAACCAACAGACCTCTCATGCAATCTCTATGCACATCGAGGTCAAATTCCTGCAGCATGGCCACAGAAAACCGACTCCATGATGAATAGTAATCAGACAGTTTATATGACTGGTACCAGTGTGCAGCATTTCCATGTAAGTGCAGAGATGCAGACATTACTTTTAAGTTTTCAGGAGTTTGATACAACAGGAAATAAGCTTCAATTATCAAGTCAAATTCGAATTCCTTCCCCATCAAACTGTGGAAATTCCATCTTAGGCATCCAGGTGCGCTTGGATCCATGCTAGTTAGAGGAAGAATTTTTTTGAGGTGTGTGTGATACCTTTCCTGGATCCACAGGAGGAAGCTGTCCATGTTGCCCCCTGCGAACATGAACCCTTGGCTGCGTCGCCGCTGTGGGCGACACTGCATAACAACCCTTCGCTGCCATCCGCTCCAGATCCGCGTCCCGAACACTGGTGGATTCCTTTAACACTCGCGCCACATGAACCTGTTCCTGATGGATCTCTCCAATAGAGCTCACAAATATGTTTACCTTGGACTGCACCTGATCCAGCCGGGCGACTTATTCCTCAAACTTGTTGTCCAACCCATCCAGTCGCTCCTTGATTTCCAAAATTCCTTCCACTTGCTCCTGCAGTAGCTGCAGAGCCGCAAATGCCTGCGTTACGTTCTCCTCGAATGACCCCATCACCTCTACCTGGTGTCGTGTCTGAGCACTTGGCTTGAACGGCACCGTTGCAGCTTCCTCTGGATTTCTCCAAGGCCGATCTCTGATTTACAGCCAACCGCATGAGCAATTGACAACCGACCAGTCGATGTTACGGAGAGAATCTCGAGTATGTGAAGCACAAGACAGACCTATctagctctgaataccacttgtcATATCCTTGCTGAGGATTTCGTGCCCAGATTTGGGATCGAGAAGAGGATacttggggaagaagaagaagaaaccagaGAAATAGTAGGTAGGAGGAGAGAAAATATGAGCTATTTCATTTAGTCGCTGCCAATTCCAGCCAACGGGCGTGCTTATATATAGCTAATACATTTTCACACACTCAGCCCCCAAATGAACATGACACTCGCAGATGGCCCACTAGTTATACAAATATTACCGAAAaaagctttcgccccgctttataaataaagcaaccaccagAAGCACAAGGTCCAACAAATGTTCACACCGCACATGCATGCCAAAGTAGCAGACAACAAAGAAAGTACAACAgagggttctgctgagggcacagctcaacaagccctaaaGAGAAAATAAAAGGCGGCAACACATTTCCCTTGGCGCTGCTCTCGACCGCCTTCAGCTTCCTCATCCCTGGTTCTGCAGCCCTCAGGGCGACAGTACTGACAACCATAATTGGAAGGGTATAATCAAATTGTTATATATGCTCCCATAAAAAGCAAGATACGTGGAAAATTGGTAGTTTTGATCACCTTGCAGGTTGTTTTGTTAATGTGGAAAAATTGTATCAGGTTCCTACCTGCACGCCTTGTTGAATGCTAAACAGAATCATGTGCATGGATTAGTTTCCGCAAAATAACTCTACGTGTATGGATTGGTAGTTTGGACCAATATGGAACTGTGGCCATGATATTGTCTTGAGAATTAGGCAAACAGTTAATCCATTATGTGTTGAATGTAGTGCAGCTGTAGCTCTTTTATTCTCATATAGAAGTTCACCCTGATGATCGTCAAAATTACTATGAATTCAATTTTTCTGTGAAGAGATTTATCTTTTTCACTATCTATTCCTGACCTGTCAAAATATTCTATTTACTTCCGTAAAATGGTTCGCAAGGTATCAGAATGAAAGTGAAGGGACTAATTAGTGAAGTTGTAACTAACCACTAGATTTTACTTATTTCACATTCTCTCTCTTTGCATACAGATGGCTATGGGGCTCAATTTTTCTAAATTTGTTGGTTCCTGTGGTTATGCCTCAAGGATATTAATTTCAGATGGCTGAAGTGTTTTGTTTGACAGAGAATGTGCTTCAGTACTAGTGAGTGTCTACCTCTTTCCCAGTTAACCCTCTCTTGTCATAGGATTTCTTGAAAGATAATACCTTGCTGTGAAAATTGTAGAATGATCATGTTTTTTCTTTGTATCCAGGGACTAATCTAGGATCTCTCATGCCCGGGCTTGCCGACTGCATGATGTCTTATGTTAGATGATTAATACGGCGATTTTTATGAAAAAACTAGCATCTTACGCACCTTAATTTGTGTTCTTCCTCGGCTTTCGAGAAGTTTCTGGGTCCGTCACTGTTTGCATCCCTATGATTTTAATGTTTTTAGAGACTCCCTAGAAAATTTAATGGTTattgaataaaaataaaaagatcTAACCATCTTATCTGGTGGACGCTAGTTTTAACGGCTTGAATTTAATCTGGACTACTAATCTACAAGAAAATAAGAGGCCGTATGTAAAATAAGGAGGTTGATATAATTTGGTGTGATAAAGTTACTAGACTTATGTAATTTGGTACGTTCTGACATTGGTTTACTAAATTATAGTATTTGTTCTCAGCAGTGCACTGTTGTTCTTTAGGCTCAGACAATATTGACAgaataaagttcatttagtttgatTTATATTGCAATTAAGAAGGATGTTGGATTGCCAACCAATGTTGCTGGGATGTAGATTTATGTTTTTACCACCATATGGTCCATTTTATGGTATAAAGTTTTTTAGTTGTCTAAATTTCTTAACTGTATTTTATGTTGGCTTAATAAGGTTTGTTACAGCAAATGTGATCCTTTTGTATtattttcgagaaaacgcaaaagcTTTGCGTTTCTTTTCATTGAAAAGGGAGAGGTTCAGTTACAGTCATCCTTTTGTATTAGCAGTATgtgaatttttttctatttaaattttCCATTGTATAAGCATACCTACTCATTTAGTTTACATCAGATATTTCTACCCTGACTATGGGCTGCTTAAACTAACATGAGTTTCCTTCCTACAAATCTTTATATATTGAAGTGTTTTTAGCACATTATTTGTTTATAATAACTGTGGGCATGTACTGGCGAAGAATTTGCAAAGGATAACAACATATATTGATACTGATATACGGAGTAGAATTTACTTAGCTTCTATCTATTTCCCTTATTCAGCCACCTGTATCACATTCTTATGAGTAAGCATGGTTTGTAAATACAAGTGTTCACAAAAATATTAATGATCGTGTCGTTTTTCAGGAATTGCAATGGACCAAATTGTTGCCCAAAGCCTGGATTCGAAACATGTAGCTGTAATGCTAATCAATCATACCCATTGCTTATCAGTCGTAATCAATTCCTGCCTTTTCAACTTTCTCTTTTTTGgaaaaagcggaagcattatcggCCAACTGAAAAGAGTATGTTATAAGTACAATGAAATCTGGGAAAAGAACTATGGTAATTCTTTCTCTTCTATTTGACCTCCATTTGTTCTGTCATACAATCTAACTCACAACAAATTGGAGGAAAGTAATTTATTTTTCCCTAAATTTATTTCTATAAGCAAGAATTTCATCCGCTTTAAAAATAACTGTTTTAAAACATATGCCTAACTTTTCTTCAACATTTCTATTACTCCCTCAGTCCCTTTTTATAAAAGTTAAACTTTTTTCTTATCTTTGACCAGTTTATAGAAAAACTACCAATATGTACAATATTAATTAAATGAAATATGAAAATAAATTTCATGATGGATCTAACGATACTGATTTTGTGTTGTAGATATGATATTTTTCTAGAAACTCATCAAATATAGAAATGTTTCGCTTTTGAAAAATTAACACACTTCACAAAAATGTACCGAGTGAGTAATAAAAAATAAACCGAGTGAGTACTTATTTGTAGCCCTATTTTTTACGGAAATATTTTAGATATTTTGTGAGCTTGTTAATTAAATTTGCCATCCCGTGCACCTGCACGGGTTGACTATTGTGTCGGGAAAATAAGTCGTGATGCCCAGCCTTCCCATGCAGATGGGAGACGACGACACAGCCGCCGCTCTTTTCCCCTTCCCAAACCCTAGAGTTCGAGGCACTGATCCCCAAGCCAAGGATTTGATGCCGCCGGGAGGAGGAGGTGAGCATGGCTGCACGGAGCAGGACCACCCATTGGCGACCGGTCGCCATGACGAAGGCGCTCCGTCCCATCCTATGCCGCCGCCTCCCCTCATTGTTCCCGTAGCTTCTGAGGTTTGTTCTCCGCCTGTTTCTTGTTCCAATCTTTGATTCATGAAAGGGAACCCGCTCGGGTGACTCGGGCGGAGCCCCAAATCCCTAGCCGACAGGGTTGCCACACCTCCTGTCCACCCCTTTTGTCGCCGCTAGAGGAAGCCGTCGAGCGAAGCCCTGGTGGCTGATTGGGTGGTGCGGGCACCCAAGGGCGCGGGGGCACATCCCTCAGATCTAGGTCACGGCGGAGTGaggcggtgtggtggtggtgggtggaTGCGACGGAGCTGCAAGGGCACCATGGGATGGCTGGTGGTGCGGCTGTGCTGGTGTCCCGCAGGGCCCAGCGGGGACCGGGTGGTTCGAGATCGGGGGCGGGCGCCTCCATGGTCTTCGGTCAGATCCGCTCGGATCTGGCCTCTGGGCGTCGGCGTGCGGCGTGGGGTTTTGGTAGCGGCCATGTTGGCAACTGCGTGGGTGTGGGCtgcgacggcgtggtggcggtccATGGTGGTGGGGCGAGTCGGTTCGGGCGGCTGCGGGACATGCTCCGGCGTCTGGCTGTTGGTGAGCTACTCTTGTGGAGGTCCCTAGGTCCTCTCGTGGCGACATGGTGTGGCCGTTCGGGCACCTCCCATCGCCGGGCGTGTGGCCGGTCCCTGCCAGATGATGCAGATCCAGGCCGGGAGTCGAGGttgggtgtgtgtgtgtatggggggGGGGGTGACGCTTGGGAGAGGTGTTGGGAGTGGTGGGTGGCGCCAATGCGGTCGGGCCACCCATCACCGGCAGGGGTGCCGGTCGTCGACGTGGTCCGCTCCCGCTTCACCTCTTCTCCGACTTGGTGGCTCCTCGATCGATCTGGTCGTTCTGGCCGCTGGCTGCTTTGTCGGCGGTCAGAGTTTGTCAATCGGCACATCGTTGGCAGCCATGGAGGACCCATGGGGCGTCTTGTTCCCTGGGCGGCGGCCCAAGTGGTGGGAGCGTGGTGGCTGGTGTTTTGACGTTCTGTGGCGGTGAAGGCGGAGTATGCTTGCCAGGGTGACGGAGGCGGCGCCCGTGGACGTCGCCATTTTCCTGAAGTCTCCGTTGTGGTTACTCCTTTCCCTTCGCCGTGCTTCGCATAAAAATCTGGACCATTGGATCGGGTGGTGGCGGCGCTTCGGTGTCGTGTCCTTCCTGAAGGCACCATCTTGGAGCTCACGGTTTGTCGACATTCAACTTCACCTCTTCATGGTTTCTCCGGGAAGGGCTCCGGCGGCTCCTTAGTGATGCTCACTGTCAATCTGTAGTCTGCTTCGAGTTGTGTGGGGTGTTGTTGTTGAGATTCTTTGGCACCTATGTATCTGGCCTTGGGTgagtgtgggtgtgggtgtgttgTGTTGTGGTTTGTATCAATTGGTATGTTGGTTGTTGCTTTATAtctaaagcggggcgaaagccttttccgGTAAAGGGAATCAGGAATCTAAACGTCAGTCTCTATTAtttgtagaagaagaagaagaagcacaagCAGGGGCAGGAGCACGAGAAACACCCTGCTGGGAGCCTTCCTGAGGGCCCCCTTATCGAGATTCTGTCCCGGGTGCCTTACAAGTCACTCTGCCGCTTCAAGTGCGTGTCCAAGCCGTGGCTTGCCCTCTGCTCCGACCCCGACATCCGCAAGAGGTCACCCCAGACCATGGCAGGTTTCTTCCTCCGCAACTATGGCATGCGCCCCTGTTTCATTAACTTGTCCGGAAGAGGCCAACCCCTGGTCGACCCTTTTCTCTCTTTCTTGCGCGAGAGCTTTAAACTTCTCATCCCCCAGCATTGCTGCGGTGGCCTTGTTCTCTGCAAATACTGGGAATCATATTGTTTTGAGGAAGATGAGTACAATCTTGTCGTGTGCAATCCTGCGACCAAGAAGTGGGCCGAGCTGCCTCCTAATCCTATACAATTGCAagatgaagacgaagaagaagtcgaAGAATATTTGTGTTTCGATCCAGCCGTCCCCTCCCGTTTCATGGTATTCACACACACTTGGGATTTCACAGAAGTGATAATCTACTCATCAGACACTGGACGATGGACTACGGTGGAGAGTGGTTGGATTGATAAGACTCCTATTGGTCTTCCTGTGTTCCTGAATGGTACTTTGCATTTGATGACCACTGAATATTCAATAATCACAGTAGACACAGAGGGGAAGGTTTGGGGGCAAATTGATATTCCAGGCAACATGCGAGACAGCTCTGATTATCCGTTCATTGGACAGTCTCAGGGAC is from Triticum aestivum cultivar Chinese Spring chromosome 1B, IWGSC CS RefSeq v2.1, whole genome shotgun sequence and encodes:
- the LOC123112429 gene encoding uncharacterized protein, whose product is MAIPPPPPPPPPFRPPGTNGAPPTPLRAMPPLVTPAALAQGTLLARHDSEASSSISPSPLAGVFINQHVPVVLSLNPPNFSQWRTLFEVQFQKSGVVDHIAGPPRPSDPTWLQDDAHVVSWLYNRISPEVFGLVHQRGARAAAVWESICVLFLENREHQLVLLAMEFRRIEQGSSSILSYFARLKECADRLADLGERVTDRDQVLNMIRGLHPRYRYAVPILTMQSPFPTLLQCRAFLLLEESRNAEETQPDIALHAGRAPTPAPAGGGGPGDHSNRSNGGGRGGGRHRGRGRGSGSGGGQSSNHGGGGAPPRPAAPNSTPWTGLVHAWPMPWRPHAPGAGILGLRPGGPAPFAGMAAHSWAPPPPAGAPPTYWQPGAVPPHPLYGATNAPSGIQAPAWDQAALVHALNAMSLQQGQSSNSGGEWVLDSGASSHMAASPGPKNEGGDPPL
- the LOC123112436 gene encoding putative F-box protein At3g10240 isoform X1, with protein sequence MPPGGGGEHGCTEQDHPLATGRHDEGAPSHPMPPPPLIVPVASEKKKKKHKQGQEHEKHPAGSLPEGPLIEILSRVPYKSLCRFKCVSKPWLALCSDPDIRKRSPQTMAGFFLRNYGMRPCFINLSGRGQPLVDPFLSFLRESFKLLIPQHCCGGLVLCKYWESYCFEEDEYNLVVCNPATKKWAELPPNPIQLQDEDEEEVEEYLCFDPAVPSRFMVFTHTWDFTEVIIYSSDTGRWTTVESGWIDKTPIGLPVFLNGTLHLMTTEYSIITVDTEGKVWGQIDIPGNMRDSSDYPFIGQSQGRLYAWCINDNVDVCQLLVWALEDYGGAKWALKDTVNISELFGRDRYKYVEPLAIHPDCDLIFLTDRRGKAISYDMDSKKVHVIGTHETFYGAIPYVPCFAEWPSDGH
- the LOC123112436 gene encoding putative F-box protein At3g10240 isoform X2, translated to MKSGKRTMKKKKKHKQGQEHEKHPAGSLPEGPLIEILSRVPYKSLCRFKCVSKPWLALCSDPDIRKRSPQTMAGFFLRNYGMRPCFINLSGRGQPLVDPFLSFLRESFKLLIPQHCCGGLVLCKYWESYCFEEDEYNLVVCNPATKKWAELPPNPIQLQDEDEEEVEEYLCFDPAVPSRFMVFTHTWDFTEVIIYSSDTGRWTTVESGWIDKTPIGLPVFLNGTLHLMTTEYSIITVDTEGKVWGQIDIPGNMRDSSDYPFIGQSQGRLYAWCINDNVDVCQLLVWALEDYGGAKWALKDTVNISELFGRDRYKYVEPLAIHPDCDLIFLTDRRGKAISYDMDSKKVHVIGTHETFYGAIPYVPCFAEWPSDGH